The following proteins come from a genomic window of Sesamum indicum cultivar Zhongzhi No. 13 linkage group LG10, S_indicum_v1.0, whole genome shotgun sequence:
- the LOC105172989 gene encoding 3-hydroxy-3-methylglutaryl-coenzyme A reductase — protein MEAPRRRSVKPAFQPQPLADGSLKASDALPLPLYITNAVFFTLFFSVVYYLLLRWREKIRNSTPLHVVTLSEIAAIVTFVASFIYLLGFFGIGFVQSLIIPRASHEDILDEDEINDYDSLMLKEDTRAIPCAAAPKSDDCRIASPRPTNKIIEDQIPPPVIPLSSKEDEEIVKSVVEGKTPSYSLESKLGDCHRAASIRREALQRTTGKSLSGLPLDGFDYDAILGQCCEMPVGYVQIPVGIAGPLLLDGKEFSVPMATTEGCLVASTNRGCKAIYASGGATSSLLRDGMTRAPVVRFGTAKRAAELKFYLEDPLNFETLSLVFNSSSRFGRLQSIKCAIAGKNLYIRFSCSTGDAMGMNMVSKGVQNVMDFLNNEFPDMDVIGISGNYCSDKKPAAVNWIEGRGKSVVCEAIIKEEVVNKVLKTDVASLVELNMLKNLTGSAMAGALGGFNAHASNIVSAIYIATGQDPAQNIESSHCITMMEAVNDGKDLHVSVTMPSIEVGTVGGGTQLASQSACLNLLGVKGASKEAPGSNARQLATIVAGAVLAGELSLMSAIAAGQLVKSHMKYNRSNKDVTNVSS, from the exons ATGGAAGCCCCCCGCCGCCGATCAGTTAAACCTGCCTTTCAGCCGCAACCCCTCGCTGACGGTTCCCTCAAGGCCTCCGATGCCCTGCCCCTTCCCCTCTATATCACCAACGCCGTCTTCTTCACTCTCTTCTTCTCCGTCGTTTATTATCTGCTCCTCCGATGGCGCGAGAAGATCCGTAACTCCACTCCCCTCCACGTCGTCACCCTCTCCGAGAT CGCCGCCATAGTCACCTTCGTCGCCTCCTTTATCTATCTTCTCGGTTTCTTCGGTATCGGCTTTGTCCAGTCCCTCATTATTCCCCGTGCTTCCCACGAAGACATCTTGGATGAAGACgaaataaatgattatgatAGTTTGATGCTCAAGGAAGATACACGTGCCATCCCCTGCGCTGCGGCCCCCAAATCGGATGATTGTAGGATTGCTTCTCCCAGACCCACTAACAAGATTATTGAGGATCAAATACCGCCTCCTGTTATTCCCCTCTCCTCCAAGGAGGACGAGGAGATCGTCAAGTCGGTGGTAGAGGGGAAGACCCCTTCATACTCCCTCGAGTCCAAGCTGGGCGACTGCCACCGGGCTGCTTCCATCCGCCGTGAGGCCTTGCAGCGTACTACAGGAAAGTCCCTCTCGGGTCTCCCCCTGGATGGCTTCGACTACGATGCCATTTTGGGCCAGTGCTGCGAAATGCCTGTCGGTTACGTGCAGATTCCAGTCGGCATCGCGGGGCCTCTCTTGTTGGACGGAAAAGAATTCTCGGTTCCCATGGCCACCACGGAGGGATGCCTGGTAGCCAGCACTAACAGGGGATGCAAGGCCATCTATGCATCCGGAGGGGCCACTAGCTCCCTCCTCAGAGATGGAATGACGAGGGCTCCCGTAGTCAGGTTTGGCACTGCCAAGCGGGCTGCAGAGTTGAAGTTCTACCTGGAAGATCCTCTCAATTTCGAGACCTTGTCGCTTGTATTCAACAGTTCTAGCCGATTTGGCAGACTTCAGAGTATCAAGTGTGCCATCGCTGGCAAAAATCTCTACATCAGGTTCTCCTGTAGCACAGGGGACGCCATGGGAATGAACATGGTCTCAAAAGGTGTGCAGAATGTCATGGACTTCCTCAACAATGAGTTCCCAGACATGGATGTTATTGGCATATCTG GAAACTACTGTTCCGACAAGAAACCTGCTGCAGTGAATTGGATTGAAGGCCGGGGCAAGTCAGTCGTGTGTGAGGCTATCATCAAGGAAGAGGTGGTAAATAAGGTACTCAAGACTGATGTTGCTTCCTTGGTGGAGCTCAACATGTTGAAGAACCTTACTGGCTCTGCGATGGCAGGAGCGCTGGGTGGCTTCAATGCTCATGCTAGCAATATCGTCTCTGCTATCTATATAGCCACTGGTCAAGACCCTGCGCAAAACATTGAGAGTTCTCACTGCATCACCATGATGGAAGCGGTCAATGATGGAAAGGACCTTCACGTCTCTGTCACGATGCCTTCCATTGAG GTTGGTACAGTTGGAGGTGGAACTCAGCTGGCCTCTCAGTCAGCATGCCTGAACCTGCTTGGAGTAAAGGGTGCCAGTAAGGAGGCTCCAGGATCAAACGCTAGGCAGTTAGCCACCATTGTTGCTGGTGCAGTTCTCGCTGGGGAGCTCTCTCTCATGTCAGCAATTGCAGCTGGGCAACTTGTCAAGAGTCATATGAAGTACAACAGGTCTAATAAAGATGTGACCAATGTTTCATCTTAA
- the LOC105172990 gene encoding uncharacterized protein LOC105172990 — protein MSSMFQLQSKQSLPLSQAQTQQPGIRRRLSSLSLNLKIQPSSSPAAEWALRRSKSISSMGEYAGSSIRKWWVWGWDWILSRKPTFATDLEMNEEETAVLGTHNKGSWRHVFYKVTSQLRRKLGGAENVGLPQTCRYDSFNYSKNGRPASLIR, from the coding sequence ATGAGTTCCATGTTCCAGCTGCAGAGCAAGCAATCTCTTCCGCTTTCACAAGCCCAAACCCAACAGCCTGGAATTCGCCGGAGgctttcttctctctcactcAACCTCAAGATCCAGCCCTCCTCTTCCCCCGCCGCCGAATGGGCTCTCCGTCGCTCCAAATCCATTTCCTCCATGGGAGAGTACGCCGGCAGTTCCATCAGGAAGTGGTGGGTTTGGGGATGGGACTGGATCCTCTCCCGAAAGCCCACCTTCGCCACAGATCTGGAGATGAATGAGGAAGAAACAGCCGTCCTGGGCACCCACAACAAGGGCAGCTGGCGCCACGTCTTTTACAAGGTCACCTCTCAGCTCCGCCGCAAGCTCGGTGGCGCCGAGAATGTCGGACTCCCCCAGACCTGCCGGTACGATTCCTTCAATTACTCCAAAAACGGCAGGCCGGCCTCCCTCATCCGCTAA